In the genome of Candidatus Methylomirabilota bacterium, one region contains:
- a CDS encoding cytochrome c: MPRALRPLPVLALAIVALGVFAAGLAWLLDTGHPRPGASRAERVFDALCAECHGADGRGSWRAALFLVRPGDLTDPARAGRESDQYLFDIIKHGGAPIGRPGMPAFGAAFKDEDIRELVAYVRGLARARGHQ; the protein is encoded by the coding sequence GTGCCCCGCGCCCTTCGCCCCCTGCCCGTGCTCGCCCTCGCCATCGTGGCCCTCGGCGTCTTCGCAGCGGGCCTCGCCTGGCTCCTCGACACGGGGCATCCGCGGCCGGGTGCGTCGCGCGCCGAGCGCGTCTTCGACGCCCTCTGCGCGGAGTGCCACGGGGCCGACGGCCGGGGCTCGTGGCGCGCGGCGCTCTTCCTCGTCCGCCCCGGGGATCTCACCGATCCGGCACGCGCCGGGCGCGAGAGCGATCAGTATCTCTTCGACATCATCAAGCACGGCGGGGCGCCCATCGGCCGCCCCGGGATGCCCGCCTTCGGGGCCGCGTTCAAGGACGAGGACATCCGGGAGCTGGTCGCGTACGTGCGCGGGCTCGCCCGCGCGCGCGGCCATCAGTAG
- a CDS encoding sugar ABC transporter permease: protein MSLPGTVRRREVGLAYLLLAPTLLLLLTVVAYPVGWEVWTSLTDLSPLKDGPTAFVGLENYRRLLADPGFWRAATVTVVYAAVTSLAKLALGLGFALLLTRPFRGRTLVFLAIFLPWAYPAGVSVIGWYWTLNPPTTTAYAPFMGHLKYSVDSVFGGGAWAFVSVILFNIWRGSSFIAVLLLAGINAIPPELFECALLESKSAWRRFRLVTVPLLKPFLALGVFLSLTSAFADLANVWMLTAGRIVFPVIGTNAYWLVIKAGQFGPASALSLTLVPFLLAVMLVLFRLFDAPEREAA, encoded by the coding sequence ATGAGCCTTCCGGGCACCGTGCGGCGTCGAGAGGTCGGGCTCGCGTACCTGCTCCTGGCTCCCACCCTGCTGCTCCTCCTCACGGTGGTGGCGTACCCGGTCGGCTGGGAGGTCTGGACGAGCCTGACCGACCTCTCGCCGCTCAAGGACGGCCCGACGGCGTTCGTCGGGCTCGAGAACTACCGGCGCCTTCTGGCCGATCCGGGGTTCTGGCGCGCGGCGACGGTGACAGTCGTGTACGCCGCCGTCACGAGCTTGGCGAAGCTGGCGCTCGGGCTCGGCTTCGCCCTGCTCCTCACCCGGCCGTTCCGGGGCCGGACCCTCGTCTTCCTGGCCATCTTCCTCCCCTGGGCGTATCCCGCGGGCGTGAGCGTGATCGGGTGGTACTGGACCCTGAACCCCCCGACCACCACCGCCTACGCCCCGTTCATGGGACATCTGAAGTATAGCGTTGACAGCGTCTTCGGCGGCGGAGCCTGGGCCTTTGTCAGCGTCATCTTGTTCAACATCTGGCGCGGCAGCTCCTTTATCGCTGTGCTGCTCCTGGCCGGCATCAACGCCATCCCGCCCGAACTGTTCGAGTGCGCGCTCCTGGAATCGAAGAGTGCGTGGCGCCGCTTCCGCCTGGTGACCGTGCCGCTGCTGAAGCCGTTCCTCGCGCTGGGAGTGTTCCTCTCGCTCACCAGCGCCTTCGCCGACCTCGCCAATGTCTGGATGCTCACCGCGGGCCGCATCGTCTTCCCCGTCATCGGCACCAACGCCTACTGGCTCGTGATCAAGGCGGGCCAGTTCGGGCCCGCCTCGGCGCTGTCGCTGACGCTGGTCCCGTTCCTGCTCGCCGTCATGCTGGTGCTGTTCCGCCTGTTCGATGCCCCGGAGCGGGAGGCTGCATGA
- a CDS encoding fumarylacetoacetate hydrolase family protein — protein sequence MKLVRFSTNGQSPRLGALQGERIADLQASLAATLTRRGVVRAQEIAAALVPSSTRAFLEGGVAAQDAIAGITEWVTVPASNARLHAPITDPGKFICIGLNYRDHAAEANQPIPKEPPIFAKWSNAILDPGEPILRPRGSQQLDWEVELGVVIGRTARFVAKEQALDHVWGYTIINDASARDFQFITSQWMAGKIPETFAPVGPYIADASEIRDPHVLELKLWVNGKQMQHGNTKTFIFDVRYLVSYLSGLMTLSPGDLIATGTPPGVGFARKPPVFLQPGDVCSLEITGLGRLENPVKDA from the coding sequence ATGAAACTCGTACGCTTCTCCACCAATGGCCAGTCCCCGCGCCTCGGGGCGCTCCAGGGTGAGCGCATCGCCGACCTCCAGGCGTCGCTCGCGGCGACGCTGACCCGGCGCGGGGTGGTGCGGGCCCAGGAGATCGCCGCCGCCCTCGTGCCCTCGAGCACGCGCGCCTTCCTCGAAGGCGGCGTGGCGGCCCAGGACGCGATCGCGGGTATCACCGAGTGGGTGACCGTCCCCGCGTCGAACGCGCGGCTCCACGCGCCGATCACCGATCCGGGCAAGTTCATCTGCATCGGCCTCAACTACCGGGACCACGCGGCGGAGGCGAACCAGCCGATCCCCAAGGAGCCGCCGATCTTCGCCAAGTGGTCGAACGCGATCCTCGACCCGGGCGAGCCCATCCTCCGCCCGCGGGGCTCCCAGCAGCTCGACTGGGAGGTGGAGCTCGGCGTCGTCATCGGCCGCACCGCGCGCTTCGTCGCGAAGGAGCAGGCGCTCGACCACGTCTGGGGCTACACGATCATCAACGACGCCAGCGCGCGCGACTTCCAGTTCATCACGAGCCAGTGGATGGCGGGCAAGATCCCCGAGACCTTCGCGCCGGTGGGACCGTACATCGCGGACGCGAGCGAGATCCGCGATCCGCACGTCCTCGAGCTCAAGCTCTGGGTGAACGGAAAACAGATGCAGCACGGCAACACGAAGACGTTCATCTTCGACGTGCGCTACCTCGTCAGCTACCTCTCGGGACTCATGACGCTCTCCCCCGGCGACCTGATCGCCACCGGGACCCCGCCGGGCGTGGGCTTCGCGCGCAAGCCGCCGGTGTTCCTCCAGCCCGGCGACGTCTGCAGCCTCGAGATCACGGGCCTCGGCCGGCTCGAGAACCCGGTGAAGGACGCCTGA
- a CDS encoding copper-binding protein: protein MLLAAFAAGIWGTILRPAAHEVRGTLAARPAANLILVNHEPVAGLGMAAMELMAVFAEPALLDTAGVKPGDRVRLAVRLDGDRLVLLRVEKVY, encoded by the coding sequence GTGCTGCTGGCGGCGTTCGCCGCCGGCATCTGGGGCACGATCCTCCGTCCCGCCGCCCACGAGGTGCGCGGCACGCTCGCCGCGCGCCCGGCCGCCAACCTGATCCTCGTCAACCACGAGCCGGTCGCGGGCCTCGGCATGGCGGCGATGGAGCTGATGGCGGTCTTCGCCGAGCCCGCGCTGCTCGACACCGCGGGCGTGAAGCCGGGCGACCGCGTGCGGCTCGCCGTCCGGCTCGACGGCGATCGCCTCGTCCTCCTCCGGGTCGAAAAAGTCTACTGA
- a CDS encoding carbohydrate ABC transporter permease, with protein MNPRPWWAKLGHGSLMLLATVYCLFPIYFMLVQSLKTPEEDVFGNPFIVMNPTLENFEELFERKSEVRGFVGDALRRSYPFLDWIANTLFVFAGSVVATLAASVAGAYALGRLRPPGFRWWRRAIFATYVIPQTILFVPLFQVVNGLGLDDNLLALLLIYPTMALPFCVWMLSAYFQHLPREIEEAALIEGASRATAFFRIILPMSRPVLVAAGIFTLGTVASDFMIASVFLLSGQNQTITAGLGTFDVALDELAGVAGVNLLAIPVITISAVFARGYVRGLTAAMVEGA; from the coding sequence ATGAACCCGAGGCCCTGGTGGGCGAAGCTCGGCCATGGGAGCCTGATGCTCCTGGCCACGGTCTACTGCCTCTTCCCGATCTACTTCATGCTAGTACAGTCGCTGAAGACCCCCGAGGAGGATGTCTTCGGCAATCCGTTCATCGTGATGAATCCAACCCTCGAGAACTTCGAGGAGTTGTTCGAGCGCAAGAGCGAGGTCCGCGGCTTCGTGGGAGACGCGCTCCGCCGCTCCTACCCCTTCTTGGACTGGATCGCAAACACCCTGTTCGTTTTTGCCGGCTCGGTGGTAGCGACCCTCGCGGCCAGTGTCGCCGGGGCCTACGCACTGGGCCGGCTACGTCCGCCGGGGTTCCGGTGGTGGCGGCGCGCGATCTTCGCCACCTATGTGATCCCGCAGACCATCCTCTTCGTCCCGCTCTTCCAGGTCGTGAACGGGCTCGGGCTGGACGACAACCTCCTAGCCCTCCTCCTCATCTATCCCACCATGGCCCTGCCGTTCTGCGTGTGGATGCTCTCGGCCTACTTCCAGCACCTGCCGCGGGAGATCGAGGAGGCGGCCCTGATCGAGGGCGCGAGCCGCGCCACCGCGTTCTTCCGCATCATCCTGCCCATGAGCCGCCCCGTCCTCGTCGCCGCGGGCATCTTCACCCTCGGGACCGTCGCCAGCGACTTCATGATCGCCTCCGTTTTCCTCCTGAGCGGGCAAAACCAGACCATCACGGCCGGGCTCGGGACCTTCGACGTGGCTCTCGACGAACTGGCCGGGGTGGCGGGGGTCAATTTGCTGGCGATCCCCGTGATCACGATCTCCGCCGTCTTCGCGCGGGGCTATGTGCGCGGCCTCACCGCGGCGATGGTCGAAGGAGCCTGA
- a CDS encoding carbohydrate ABC transporter permease — translation MAAPRTRRQKEIRRHLWIYGALTPYVVIAVFPIYWMAITAFKQDPDLYRMDQFPLWFHLAPTWKHFRYLFTDTNYGAWIINTMTIAAWVAVITLLAAVPAGYALARLRIPGSENLGIAVFMTYLVPAIILFLPLSRVVSMLGLQDSWWALVLVYPTVTIPFCTWLLMGFFKTVPMEMEEAARVDGCGYFGALVRVVLPVSLPGVLTSVIFAFTLSMQDFLYGLAFVAPGDQKPVTVGVPTELIRGDVFFWGSLMAAALMVGLPVALLYNFFLDRFIQGITGGVTK, via the coding sequence ATGGCCGCCCCGCGCACGCGCCGCCAGAAAGAGATACGGCGCCATCTCTGGATCTACGGCGCGCTCACGCCCTACGTCGTCATCGCCGTCTTCCCCATCTACTGGATGGCCATCACCGCCTTCAAGCAGGATCCCGATCTCTATCGGATGGACCAGTTCCCGCTGTGGTTCCACCTGGCGCCGACCTGGAAGCACTTCAGGTATCTCTTCACCGACACGAACTACGGTGCCTGGATCATCAACACCATGACCATCGCGGCGTGGGTGGCGGTGATCACGCTGCTCGCCGCGGTGCCTGCGGGCTATGCGCTGGCGCGATTGCGCATTCCGGGCTCTGAGAATTTGGGGATCGCGGTGTTCATGACCTACCTCGTCCCCGCCATCATCCTCTTCCTCCCGCTCTCCAGGGTCGTGTCGATGCTCGGCCTTCAAGACAGCTGGTGGGCGCTGGTGCTGGTATACCCGACAGTCACGATCCCGTTCTGCACGTGGCTCCTGATGGGCTTCTTCAAGACAGTACCCATGGAGATGGAGGAGGCGGCGCGGGTAGACGGCTGCGGCTACTTCGGCGCGCTCGTGCGGGTCGTGCTCCCCGTGAGCCTCCCCGGGGTCCTCACCTCGGTGATCTTCGCCTTCACGCTCTCGATGCAGGATTTCCTTTACGGCCTAGCCTTCGTCGCGCCGGGCGACCAGAAACCGGTCACCGTGGGTGTGCCCACGGAGCTGATCCGGGGCGACGTGTTCTTCTGGGGCTCACTGATGGCGGCGGCGCTGATGGTGGGGCTGCCGGTGGCGCTCCTCTACAACTTCTTCTTGGACCGGTTCATCCAGGGCATCACCGGCGGCGTCACCAAGTAG
- the kdpE gene encoding two-component system response regulator KdpE has product MAEPAVVVVEDEPQIRRFLRAALTGQGYRVFEAGTGEDGLIEAASRQPDVVIVDLGLPDIDGLRVIRRLREWSAVPIIVLSARGQEPDKVAALDAGADDYLSKPFGVGELLARMRVALRHRARVGEESVESTLSVGDLQIDLGRRRVLARGAEVHLTPIEFRLLATLVRYAGKVVTQRQLLREVWGPNAEDQSHYLRVYMAHLRRKLEQNPAQPRHLLTEPGVGYRLLTE; this is encoded by the coding sequence ATGGCTGAGCCCGCGGTCGTCGTCGTCGAGGACGAGCCGCAGATCCGGCGCTTCCTGCGCGCGGCGCTCACCGGCCAGGGCTACCGCGTCTTCGAGGCGGGCACGGGCGAGGACGGGCTCATCGAGGCGGCGAGCCGGCAGCCGGACGTCGTCATCGTGGACCTCGGCCTACCGGACATCGACGGCCTCCGGGTGATCCGGCGGCTCCGCGAGTGGAGCGCGGTCCCGATCATCGTCCTCTCGGCGCGCGGCCAGGAGCCCGACAAGGTCGCGGCGCTCGACGCCGGCGCCGACGACTATCTGAGCAAACCCTTCGGCGTCGGCGAGCTGCTCGCGCGGATGCGCGTCGCCCTCCGCCACCGCGCGCGCGTGGGCGAGGAGTCGGTCGAGTCCACGCTCTCGGTCGGCGACCTCCAGATCGACCTCGGCCGCCGCCGGGTCCTGGCCCGCGGCGCCGAGGTGCACCTGACGCCGATCGAGTTCCGGCTCCTGGCGACGCTCGTGCGCTACGCGGGGAAGGTCGTCACGCAGCGGCAGCTGCTCCGCGAGGTCTGGGGCCCGAACGCGGAGGACCAGTCCCACTACCTCCGCGTCTACATGGCGCACCTCAGGCGGAAGCTCGAGCAGAACCCCGCGCAGCCCCGACACCTCCTGACGGAGCCGGGTGTGGGCTACCGGCTCCTGACGGAGTGA
- a CDS encoding 2,3-bisphosphoglycerate-independent phosphoglycerate mutase, translated as MLELIAPLVIANTTKIVVLSLDGLAGLPRPETGRSELETASLPNLGALAAESACGLIRHVAPGITPGSGPGHLGLFGYDPLRYQVGRGVLEALGIEFDLRAGDVAARGNFCTVDREGRITDRRAGRIATELCVKLTARLRGIRLPGVEVFVEPVKEHRFVLVLRGRGKGGRLSGRLSETDPQQLGTPPLPVRALEPRAKATAQRVNAFVAEARRRLADAAPANMVLLRGFDRLPTLPRFPEVFGLRSAAIAAYPMYRGLAKLVGMEVLKTGATFAEEVATLREHREAYDFFFLHYKDTDKAGEDGDFDAKVAALERLDGFVPELRKLAPDVLVVTGDHATPSVLAAHGWQPVPVLVWSRWCGADPVTRFTERA; from the coding sequence ATGCTCGAGCTGATCGCGCCGCTCGTCATCGCCAACACGACGAAGATCGTCGTACTCTCGCTCGACGGGCTGGCCGGCCTTCCCCGCCCCGAGACCGGCCGGTCCGAGCTCGAGACCGCGAGCCTGCCGAACCTCGGGGCACTCGCCGCCGAGTCGGCGTGCGGCCTCATCCGCCACGTCGCGCCGGGCATCACGCCGGGGAGCGGCCCCGGCCACCTGGGCCTCTTCGGCTACGACCCGCTCCGCTACCAGGTGGGCCGCGGCGTCCTCGAGGCGCTCGGCATCGAATTCGACCTGCGCGCCGGCGACGTCGCCGCGCGCGGGAACTTCTGCACGGTGGACCGGGAGGGACGGATCACCGACCGGCGCGCTGGGCGGATCGCGACCGAGCTCTGCGTGAAGCTCACCGCGCGCCTGCGCGGCATCCGGCTGCCGGGCGTCGAGGTCTTCGTCGAGCCGGTCAAGGAGCACCGCTTCGTCCTCGTCCTCCGCGGCCGCGGCAAGGGGGGCCGCCTCTCCGGGCGCCTTTCCGAGACCGATCCCCAGCAGCTCGGCACGCCGCCGCTGCCCGTCAGGGCGCTCGAGCCCCGGGCGAAGGCGACCGCCCAGCGCGTGAACGCCTTCGTCGCCGAGGCCAGGCGCCGGCTCGCCGACGCGGCGCCGGCCAACATGGTGCTGCTGCGCGGGTTCGACCGGCTCCCGACGCTCCCGCGCTTCCCCGAGGTCTTCGGCCTCCGGTCGGCGGCGATCGCCGCCTACCCCATGTACCGGGGCCTCGCGAAGCTCGTCGGCATGGAGGTGCTGAAGACGGGGGCCACCTTCGCCGAAGAGGTCGCGACGCTCCGCGAGCATCGCGAGGCGTACGACTTCTTCTTCCTCCACTACAAGGACACCGACAAGGCGGGCGAGGACGGGGACTTCGACGCCAAGGTCGCCGCCCTCGAGCGCCTCGACGGCTTCGTGCCCGAGCTCCGGAAGCTCGCGCCCGACGTGCTCGTGGTCACGGGCGACCACGCGACCCCCTCGGTGCTCGCCGCCCACGGCTGGCAGCCCGTGCCGGTCCTCGTCTGGAGCCGCTGGTGCGGCGCCGACCCGGTCACCCGGTTCACCGAGCGGGC
- a CDS encoding extracellular solute-binding protein produces MLDARQAPAQIKGTTLRILQWSHFIPAYDAWYDRFAKEWGDKNGVKVRVDHIPHLDIPARMAAEFAAGAGHDIIYNGSSILTRLYYKNLVDLTDIADAAGKKYGGWIPAARSLVEVEGRWFGLPIFYILAPMLYRKDLFEQNNLKPPDTWELARVAARTLKPKGHPTGIALSQCADANLFWRSMCFSFGGTEAEPSGENPTLDSKELREFLRFAKAIFDEGMTPEVFSWDDASDNRYLASGIACWVHDAISAYRTTEDTNPPVFKNTFLGLEPQGLPGKRVSVAAPNVWMVWKFSKNQQAAREWLSYLIDNDLEGMVQSRGYNMPYLNDRYKKPMPVIGTDPKLQILQDFPKIVAFYGYPGPSTTPIQEIVNTFVFPDMVTRVARGVNIEEAIKWGVGEYRRIYAKHKRA; encoded by the coding sequence ATGCTGGATGCCCGCCAGGCGCCGGCCCAGATCAAAGGGACGACCCTGCGGATTCTGCAGTGGAGCCACTTCATCCCCGCCTACGACGCCTGGTATGACAGGTTCGCCAAGGAGTGGGGCGACAAGAACGGCGTCAAGGTGCGGGTGGACCACATCCCCCACCTCGATATCCCAGCGCGCATGGCCGCCGAGTTCGCGGCCGGCGCCGGCCACGACATCATCTACAACGGCTCGTCTATCCTCACCCGGCTCTACTACAAGAACCTGGTGGATCTTACCGACATCGCCGATGCGGCCGGCAAGAAGTACGGGGGCTGGATCCCGGCGGCGAGGTCGCTCGTCGAGGTGGAGGGACGCTGGTTTGGCCTTCCGATCTTCTACATCTTGGCGCCGATGCTCTACCGGAAGGACCTGTTCGAGCAGAACAACCTGAAGCCGCCGGACACCTGGGAGCTGGCGCGGGTGGCGGCGCGCACGCTGAAGCCCAAGGGGCATCCCACCGGGATCGCGTTGTCCCAATGCGCCGACGCGAACCTCTTCTGGCGTTCGATGTGCTTCAGCTTCGGCGGGACGGAGGCGGAGCCCTCGGGTGAGAACCCCACCCTCGACTCGAAGGAACTGCGGGAGTTTCTCCGCTTCGCCAAGGCGATCTTCGACGAGGGCATGACGCCCGAGGTGTTCTCCTGGGATGACGCCTCCGACAATCGCTACCTGGCCTCGGGCATCGCGTGTTGGGTCCACGACGCGATCTCGGCCTACCGCACCACCGAGGACACCAACCCTCCGGTGTTCAAGAACACCTTCCTCGGGCTCGAGCCCCAGGGGCTGCCGGGTAAGAGGGTGAGTGTCGCGGCGCCGAACGTCTGGATGGTGTGGAAGTTCTCGAAGAACCAGCAGGCGGCCAGGGAGTGGCTGTCCTATCTGATCGACAACGATCTGGAAGGCATGGTCCAGAGCCGCGGCTACAACATGCCGTATCTCAACGACCGCTACAAGAAGCCGATGCCCGTCATCGGGACCGACCCGAAGCTGCAGATCCTCCAGGACTTCCCGAAGATCGTCGCCTTCTATGGCTATCCCGGGCCATCCACGACCCCCATCCAGGAGATCGTCAACACCTTCGTCTTCCCGGACATGGTCACTCGCGTGGCGCGCGGGGTGAACATAGAGGAAGCGATCAAGTGGGGTGTGGGCGAGTACCGGCGGATCTACGCCAAGCACAAGCGCGCATGA
- a CDS encoding sugar ABC transporter permease, whose amino-acid sequence MTVRSSSGGPDAASARAAVVSVGARVGPRAWWRRQSSQRLAFGYLLLAPAVLYVLLLVGAPFLFSLWLALSDANVGEPVASFVGLENFGAALESDVFYTALTNSIVFTVVAAIFKGLLGTTLAFLLLQPFKGKKIVRGLVVIPFTLPISISVLSWKWMYDSQFSVINWFLSRIGLIGSYGSADWPVWLGQPHLAFAACIIVNVWRNFPFSAIVLLAGFTSVPTEVIDAAKVDGTTFMQRFRYVVVPMIAPILLIGFLFDTVFTLSDLSIVYLLTQGGPANATKILPVLAYQVGIQSGALGRGAAISLFLFPLLLPLMILLLRNIKRREY is encoded by the coding sequence ATGACGGTAAGGTCGTCGAGCGGCGGCCCGGACGCGGCAAGCGCCCGGGCCGCCGTCGTTTCTGTAGGGGCCCGGGTAGGGCCCCGCGCGTGGTGGCGCCGCCAGTCGTCACAACGGCTCGCCTTCGGCTACCTCCTGCTGGCTCCTGCTGTCCTCTACGTCCTCCTTCTCGTGGGCGCCCCGTTCCTGTTCTCGCTGTGGCTGGCCCTCAGCGATGCCAATGTCGGCGAGCCGGTGGCGAGCTTCGTGGGGCTGGAGAACTTCGGGGCCGCGCTCGAGAGCGACGTCTTCTACACCGCCCTCACCAACAGCATCGTCTTCACGGTGGTGGCGGCGATCTTCAAGGGCTTGCTCGGGACTACGCTCGCCTTCCTGCTGCTCCAGCCGTTCAAAGGCAAGAAGATCGTCCGGGGCTTGGTCGTGATCCCCTTCACGCTGCCGATCAGCATCAGCGTTCTGTCCTGGAAGTGGATGTACGACTCCCAGTTCAGCGTCATCAACTGGTTCCTGAGCCGGATCGGGCTCATCGGTAGCTACGGCTCTGCGGACTGGCCTGTGTGGCTGGGCCAGCCTCACCTGGCGTTCGCGGCCTGCATCATCGTCAACGTCTGGCGCAACTTCCCGTTCTCGGCCATCGTGCTGCTGGCGGGGTTCACGTCGGTGCCGACCGAGGTGATCGACGCCGCCAAGGTGGACGGCACCACCTTCATGCAGCGGTTCCGCTACGTGGTGGTGCCGATGATCGCCCCGATCCTCCTGATCGGCTTCCTGTTCGACACGGTGTTCACGCTGTCGGACCTCAGCATCGTGTATCTCTTGACCCAGGGCGGGCCGGCCAACGCGACCAAGATCTTGCCCGTGCTCGCGTACCAGGTCGGCATCCAGTCGGGGGCACTCGGCCGAGGCGCGGCCATCTCGCTCTTTCTCTTTCCGCTACTGCTGCCGCTCATGATCCTGCTCCTGAGGAACATCAAACGGAGAGAGTACTAG